A DNA window from Corvus cornix cornix isolate S_Up_H32 chromosome 13, ASM73873v5, whole genome shotgun sequence contains the following coding sequences:
- the LOC104689592 gene encoding uncharacterized protein LOC104689592: protein MASGRDLIHPIIGRVLLQIAMAPRIRLSLSKPLPTIRETHEEAMEDPSSNPKRAGSAAASPDAYSSDDYIQSICHLARPTFPALLESRRKGQDRKTLKTLEDVPHSPPFVGTQQQRSKCKLTNFISNVVPLGKVPCAETGFWSREDPLERIYTNAGNLCSSKASSSGESASTGHSQGNPSTPNGDLHPANVEEENTGKSSFPRVFSFPRLPSPRPAQKEAVYSELRYLRRDEGMVLGSNHSQKENGPMSINTEELLAPSARGKLVGNPALPCSVRRQSLFNTADIDEKEGRETSHCDKNVMGDVPAKQRYFESFQVPKKATIHNWISEHRCIWKEAKIKACLLPAIAEV from the exons ATGGCATCCGGGCGGGACCTCATCCATCCCATCATCGGAAGAGTTTTACTGCAAATAG CCATGGCGCCCCGGATCAGATTGAGCCTTTCAAAGCCTCTCCCAACCATACGGGAAACCCACGAGGAAGCGATGGAGGATCCAAGCAGCAACCCAAAGCGTGCTGGAAGCGCCGCAGCCAGCCCTGACGCGTACTCCAGCGACGACTACATCCAATCCATCTGCCACCTTGCCAGACCCACCTTCCCAGCCCTTCTGGAAAGCAGACGTAAGGGTCAGGACAGAAAGACCCTGAAGACCCTTGAAGACGTGCCACATTCTCCACCCTTtgtggggacacagcagcaaaGGTCGAAATGTAAATTGACCAATTTCATCTCGAATGTGGTGCCACTGGGAAAAGTGCCATGTGCAGAAACCGGCTTTTGGTCCAGAGAGGACCCCCTGGAACGAATTTACACCAATGCAGGAAATCTTTGCTCCTCCAAGGCTTCTTCCTCTGGTGAAAGTGCCAGCACTGGTCACTCACAGGGCAACCCTTCTACCCCAAATGGTGACCTTCATCCTGCAAAcgtggaagaagaaaacacagggaaaagcagttttccaCGAGTGTTCAGTTTTCCAAGGCTTCCCTCCCCAAGACCAGCTCAGAAAGAAGCAGTATACTCAGAGCTGAGGTATCTCAGAAGGGATGAGGGAATGGTTTTAGGGAGTAACCacagtcagaaagaaaatggcCCCATGTCCATTAACACTGAAGAGCTATTGGCACCCTCAGCCAGAGGGAAGCTGGTAGgaaacccagccctgccctgctccgtAAGAAGGCAGAGTTTGTTCAATACAGCAGACATagatgaaaaagaaggaagagaaacctCTCACTGTGACAAAAATGTCATGGGTGATGTCCCTGCTAAGCAGAGATACTTTGAGTCTTTCCAGGTACCTAAAAAAGCCACCATCCATAACTGGATTTCAGAGCACAGATGCATCTGGAAAGAAGCAAAGATAAAAGCTTGTTTGCTCCCAGCCATTGCTGAAGTGTGA